From a single Candidatus Defluviilinea gracilis genomic region:
- a CDS encoding nucleotidyltransferase domain-containing protein: protein MATPTLFQGPSLRERKRVPMQTIRAIAKHIAETFDPEKIILFGSHAYGKPTASSDVDLLVVIDTPKGDEFEKSLEIRKSLPPLNFGLDVVVRSQKAIEKRKKLGDWFLVDITQKGKVLYERSG, encoded by the coding sequence ATGGCAACGCCAACGCTATTTCAGGGTCCGTCACTCAGGGAGCGCAAGCGCGTCCCCATGCAGACCATTCGCGCGATTGCGAAACATATTGCGGAAACGTTCGATCCCGAGAAGATCATTCTCTTCGGCTCTCACGCCTATGGAAAGCCGACCGCCTCCAGCGATGTGGACCTGCTGGTCGTGATAGATACGCCCAAAGGGGATGAATTCGAGAAGTCGCTTGAAATTAGAAAATCACTGCCGCCGCTGAACTTCGGGCTGGATGTTGTCGTTCGTTCACAGAAGGCTATCGAAAAACGCAAGAAGTTGGGAGACTGGTTTCTGGTTGACATCACCCAAAAAGGGAAAGTTCTGTATGAACGAAGTGGCTAA
- a CDS encoding SUMF1/EgtB/PvdO family nonheme iron enzyme encodes MPASNSKTYIVNDQPTERDALDFTPYVETLADIIQTGNTPLTIGVFGGWGSGKTSLMRMVKNQLPKKFTVAWFDAWKYDKEETLWRAFLLSVLTALRREIKEGQPIEDLEYLETMLYRGIEIEKAGGVTIDLAKLGGAVAKGGVQLALSFIPGGTVLSEFVKKVQQLGAEALTDEATEAIQRERTKIQIEQVRFLEQFQGKFRILIEQHVSNSDKRLVVFVDDLDRCLPEKAIQVLEAIKLFLDVQDCVFVLGIDQDVIARGIEMKYKDVKDKKDAEGKPQFTIEGIKYLEKIIQLPFQIPPVIQDDMGKFVEGLSNDWAHEDCHKVFAEGLGDNPRNIKRTVNTFLMLSKLAEKRKEKLKEAVKPIRLAKVVAIQAAHPDLFNLLLKEEPRYLRELEEYYLAETKLPNTYKSMSSVPEKVLEDAIEGKAEIHIDDATKAEPPPALVPFLSQRGSAAVRRILTMKHKPETQDATFAGLSTDELKLYFTLTRSAEAPQAAPPPAEVARLVFEPQMVRIPTGKFLMGTTKEQAAQVIKEGGENWKEWVEWEQPQHTVELSEYFIGKYPITNREYQAFLRDVKDQSPPRGWDGDQFPVEKGGHPVVNVSWDDANAYCKWLSEKTKKNYRLPTEAEWEKAARGEDGRVYPWGNAFDPKKANTSESKIGDTTDVGKFSSNDPALSGDSPYGCADMAGNVWEWCNDWFSEKEYQRSSPVDQDRTGKNIKDPQGPENGTTRCLRGGSWTNVEDNARVAIRYYVRPSNGYDSIGFRVALLPSG; translated from the coding sequence ATGCCCGCCTCTAATTCAAAAACCTACATCGTCAACGACCAGCCGACCGAAAGGGACGCGCTCGATTTCACGCCCTACGTCGAAACCCTCGCGGACATTATCCAGACAGGCAACACGCCGTTGACCATCGGCGTGTTCGGCGGGTGGGGTTCAGGCAAGACTTCGCTGATGCGAATGGTGAAGAACCAATTGCCGAAGAAGTTCACCGTCGCATGGTTCGACGCGTGGAAGTACGACAAGGAAGAAACTCTTTGGCGCGCTTTCTTGTTAAGCGTTTTGACAGCCCTTCGAAGAGAAATAAAAGAGGGACAACCTATTGAGGACTTAGAATATTTGGAAACAATGCTTTACCGAGGCATTGAAATTGAAAAAGCAGGGGGAGTCACAATCGATCTTGCAAAACTTGGGGGCGCAGTTGCAAAAGGAGGCGTCCAACTTGCGCTTTCGTTTATTCCGGGCGGCACAGTGCTAAGTGAGTTCGTCAAAAAAGTGCAACAACTCGGCGCTGAGGCTTTGACCGACGAGGCAACCGAAGCCATTCAACGCGAACGCACAAAGATACAAATTGAACAGGTCCGCTTTCTCGAACAATTTCAAGGTAAATTTCGCATACTTATTGAACAGCATGTTTCAAACAGCGACAAAAGGCTCGTTGTTTTTGTGGACGATCTCGACCGCTGTTTGCCCGAAAAAGCGATTCAAGTGCTGGAGGCAATCAAGTTGTTCCTCGATGTGCAGGATTGCGTGTTCGTGCTCGGCATTGACCAGGACGTGATCGCGCGCGGCATCGAGATGAAATACAAGGATGTCAAAGATAAAAAGGACGCGGAGGGCAAACCGCAGTTCACCATCGAAGGCATCAAGTATCTCGAAAAGATCATTCAACTGCCGTTCCAAATCCCGCCTGTGATTCAGGACGACATGGGCAAATTCGTTGAAGGATTAAGTAACGATTGGGCGCACGAAGACTGTCACAAAGTATTCGCCGAAGGATTGGGCGACAACCCGCGCAATATCAAGCGCACGGTCAACACCTTTTTGATGCTCTCGAAACTGGCGGAGAAACGCAAAGAAAAATTGAAAGAAGCCGTCAAGCCGATCCGTTTGGCAAAAGTGGTTGCGATTCAAGCCGCGCACCCCGACTTGTTCAATTTACTCTTGAAAGAAGAGCCGCGCTATCTGCGTGAGCTCGAAGAATACTACCTCGCCGAGACCAAACTTCCAAACACCTATAAGTCTATGTCATCGGTTCCTGAAAAAGTTTTAGAAGATGCAATAGAGGGAAAGGCCGAAATCCATATTGACGATGCGACAAAGGCCGAACCCCCGCCCGCACTTGTTCCCTTCCTCTCACAACGCGGAAGCGCGGCAGTGCGGCGAATCCTCACCATGAAACACAAACCCGAAACGCAGGATGCCACCTTTGCAGGCTTGTCGACCGATGAATTGAAACTGTATTTCACCCTCACACGCAGCGCCGAAGCGCCGCAAGCCGCGCCGCCTCCCGCCGAAGTTGCAAGGCTGGTGTTCGAGCCGCAGATGGTGCGAATCCCTACTGGAAAATTTTTGATGGGAACAACCAAGGAACAAGCCGCGCAGGTCATCAAAGAAGGAGGTGAAAACTGGAAGGAATGGGTCGAATGGGAACAACCTCAACACACGGTTGAACTGTCCGAATATTTCATCGGCAAGTACCCGATCACCAACCGCGAATATCAAGCATTCCTCCGCGACGTAAAAGATCAATCCCCGCCGCGCGGTTGGGATGGCGACCAGTTCCCCGTGGAAAAAGGAGGGCATCCTGTGGTGAATGTTTCGTGGGACGATGCCAACGCGTATTGCAAATGGTTAAGCGAGAAGACGAAAAAGAATTACCGCCTGCCCACCGAAGCCGAATGGGAGAAAGCCGCGCGCGGCGAGGATGGTCGCGTCTATCCGTGGGGTAATGCGTTTGACCCGAAGAAAGCCAACACAAGCGAATCGAAGATCGGAGATACAACCGATGTTGGCAAGTTTTCAAGCAACGATCCCGCTTTGAGCGGCGATTCGCCGTATGGATGCGCCGACATGGCTGGCAATGTGTGGGAGTGGTGCAATGATTGGTTTAGCGAAAAAGAGTACCAGCGTAGCAGTCCTGTGGATCAGGATAGAACAGGCAAAAATATAAAAGACCCGCAAGGTCCAGAAAACGGTACAACTCGCTGTCTGCGCGGCGGCTCGTGGACCAACGTTGAAGACAACGCGCGTGTTGCGATCCGCTACTACGTCCGCCCGAGCAACGGGTACGACAGTATCGGTTTTCGCGTGGCGCTCCTCCCCAGCGGGTGA
- a CDS encoding BrnT family toxin, with amino-acid sequence MRFSWDPRKADSNFRKHEVAFDEALTVFSDPLALIFDDMEHSAEEHREIIIGYSTLRRLILVCFVERMDDTIRMISARRATKDEIKDYEKNARKKIV; translated from the coding sequence ATGAGGTTTTCGTGGGATCCTCGCAAAGCGGACAGCAACTTCCGCAAACACGAAGTTGCATTCGATGAAGCGCTTACCGTTTTCAGCGATCCGCTGGCGTTGATCTTCGACGACATGGAACACTCGGCGGAGGAGCATCGCGAGATCATCATCGGCTACTCCACCCTGAGAAGGCTCATACTTGTGTGTTTTGTCGAACGGATGGATGATACGATCCGAATGATCAGCGCCCGCCGCGCGACGAAAGATGAAATAAAAGATTATGAAAAAAATGCCCGCAAAAAAATCGTATAA
- the gyrA gene encoding DNA gyrase subunit A, which translates to MELGLIRKIDIDTEMQQAYLDYAMSVIVARALPDARDGLKPVQRRILYAMYDMGIRADSAYKKSARIVGEVLGKYHPHGDSAVYEAMARMAQDFSMRTMLVDGQGNFGSVDGDPPAAMRYTEARLTNAALDILFDLNKETVNFTPNFDDTLTEPNVLPSAIPNLLVNGATGIAVGMATSIPPHNLSEVVDALVYMIEKWEKLDDIDVEQLMKFVQGPDFPTGGLIVQEKDEEGIEAAYGSGRGRVTVQAKAHVEEMERGKNRIIVTELPYMVNKSSLIERIADLARDGYLEGLSDLRDESDRQGMRIVLEMTKNADPDVVLRDLYKRTPMQTTFSINLLALVDGEPRTLTLKQALRVYVEHRLTVIKRRAEFDLAKAKARAHILEGYLVALKNLDEVINIIRSASDVETARAKLMKRYKLTELQATAILDLQLRRLAALERKKIETEYKEVSAVIKELTTLLKSPKLMRGVVADELLKVKAQYGDRRRTQIVTLGESKDGKTTKKALTARDLLPEQQVWIGVTDDGLVSRTADDKQPKHSGNDAPRWLVKAATTDTIYFVAKSGRAAAVAAHIIPQAEKLTQGSMFYKVSPLTENDSLAAVFALPSRKSTLSEETCVLTTTRFGMIKKSLISELPGPSSQTFVLVKVNEGDRLISVGLTDGKKKDIFLVTAQGMAIRFKEDDVRPMGLVAAGVNGMKLDDKDEVIGAEVLPSEGEVFLLTNDGKAKRVEEKEFPTQGRYGKGVIAWELPEKEKLVGVVTGKPNHMATIHLSKGAPKSTRLDAASLRKRAATKGDVVVEVKPGEEVVSVNVAWEAGRFVGEGKIESGKRKEGKKTAKKSAASKKKVAVKKSSAKAKKAVKKARTAKTKSSKGKKKK; encoded by the coding sequence ATGGAACTTGGACTAATCCGCAAAATAGACATTGACACCGAAATGCAACAGGCGTACCTCGATTATGCGATGAGCGTGATCGTGGCGCGCGCCCTGCCCGACGCGCGCGATGGACTCAAACCTGTGCAACGCCGCATCCTTTACGCGATGTACGATATGGGCATCCGCGCGGACTCGGCGTATAAAAAATCTGCGAGAATTGTCGGTGAAGTGTTGGGTAAATATCATCCGCACGGCGACTCGGCGGTGTACGAAGCGATGGCGCGCATGGCGCAGGATTTTTCGATGCGCACCATGCTCGTGGATGGTCAGGGGAATTTTGGTTCTGTGGACGGCGACCCGCCCGCGGCGATGCGTTACACCGAAGCGCGTCTCACCAACGCCGCGCTCGATATTTTGTTCGACCTCAACAAAGAGACCGTCAACTTCACTCCCAACTTCGACGACACATTAACCGAACCGAACGTTTTACCTTCCGCGATTCCGAATCTGCTGGTCAACGGCGCGACGGGTATCGCGGTGGGCATGGCGACTTCGATCCCGCCTCATAACCTGAGTGAAGTTGTGGACGCCCTCGTCTACATGATCGAAAAGTGGGAGAAACTCGACGACATTGACGTGGAGCAATTGATGAAGTTCGTGCAGGGACCAGACTTCCCGACGGGCGGACTCATCGTGCAGGAAAAAGACGAAGAGGGCATCGAAGCCGCGTACGGCTCGGGGCGCGGACGTGTCACCGTGCAGGCGAAGGCGCACGTTGAAGAGATGGAGCGCGGCAAGAATCGCATCATCGTTACCGAACTGCCGTACATGGTCAACAAGTCGAGTCTCATCGAGCGCATCGCCGATCTCGCGCGCGATGGCTATCTCGAAGGCTTGTCCGATCTGCGCGACGAGTCGGATCGTCAGGGCATGCGCATCGTGTTGGAGATGACGAAGAACGCCGATCCCGATGTCGTCTTGCGCGACCTCTACAAACGCACGCCGATGCAAACCACATTCAGCATCAACCTGCTCGCGCTGGTGGACGGCGAGCCGCGCACGTTAACGTTGAAGCAGGCGCTCCGCGTCTACGTGGAACACAGGCTGACCGTCATAAAGAGGCGCGCTGAATTCGATCTGGCAAAAGCCAAAGCGCGGGCGCACATCCTGGAAGGATATTTAGTCGCCTTGAAGAATCTGGATGAAGTGATCAACATCATCCGCTCCGCCTCGGACGTGGAGACTGCGCGCGCCAAACTGATGAAGCGCTACAAACTGACGGAGTTGCAGGCGACGGCGATCCTTGACCTGCAACTGCGCCGACTCGCCGCGCTCGAACGCAAGAAGATCGAAACCGAATATAAAGAAGTGAGCGCGGTGATCAAAGAGTTGACCACGTTGTTGAAATCGCCGAAGTTGATGCGCGGCGTTGTGGCGGACGAACTGTTGAAAGTGAAAGCGCAATATGGCGACCGCCGCCGCACGCAGATCGTGACTCTGGGCGAGTCGAAAGACGGCAAGACGACGAAGAAAGCCTTGACCGCGCGCGACCTTCTGCCTGAACAACAAGTGTGGATCGGCGTGACCGACGATGGCTTGGTCTCGCGCACCGCCGACGATAAACAGCCGAAGCATTCGGGCAACGACGCGCCGCGCTGGCTGGTGAAAGCCGCCACGACAGACACGATCTATTTTGTGGCGAAATCTGGACGCGCCGCCGCAGTTGCCGCGCATATCATTCCGCAAGCCGAAAAGTTGACGCAAGGCTCGATGTTCTACAAAGTCTCGCCGCTCACGGAAAATGATTCGCTCGCGGCAGTGTTCGCGTTGCCGTCACGAAAATCTACATTGTCCGAAGAGACGTGTGTGCTGACCACGACAAGATTCGGCATGATCAAGAAAAGTTTGATCAGTGAATTGCCAGGACCATCGTCGCAAACATTTGTCTTGGTCAAAGTGAACGAAGGCGACCGATTAATTTCTGTCGGATTAACCGACGGCAAGAAGAAAGATATCTTCCTCGTCACCGCGCAGGGCATGGCGATCCGCTTCAAGGAAGATGACGTGCGCCCGATGGGACTCGTCGCGGCAGGCGTCAACGGCATGAAGTTGGACGATAAAGATGAAGTCATCGGCGCGGAAGTATTACCGTCGGAAGGTGAAGTGTTCCTGCTCACGAACGACGGCAAGGCAAAGCGCGTGGAAGAAAAAGAATTCCCCACACAAGGACGTTACGGCAAGGGCGTGATCGCCTGGGAACTGCCTGAAAAAGAAAAACTCGTCGGTGTGGTGACGGGCAAACCGAACCACATGGCGACCATCCACTTGAGCAAGGGCGCGCCGAAATCAACTCGCTTAGATGCGGCAAGTCTACGCAAACGCGCCGCCACGAAGGGTGATGTGGTGGTGGAGGTGAAGCCTGGCGAGGAAGTGGTCTCGGTCAATGTGGCGTGGGAGGCGGGGAGGTTTGTAGGGGAGGGGAAAATAGAAAGTGGAAAGAGGAAAGAAGGAAAGAAGACTGCAAAGAAGTCTGCGGCTTCAAAGAAGAAGGTCGCGGTGAAGAAATCTTCGGCGAAGGCGAAGAAGGCGGTTAAGAAGGCAAGAACGGCGAAGACAAAATCCTCGAAGGGGAAGAAAAAGAAATAA
- a CDS encoding HEPN domain-containing protein, with product MNEVAKEWVDKAEEDFDSADLLLHAGEAPLSSPACFHCQQCAEKYLKAFLTDHLIRFERTHRLADLLGLCIPVDKDFRKLASDLNSLDGFAVAIRYPGATVSADLAEDAFEAAKRVRVFVRSKLKLK from the coding sequence ATGAACGAAGTGGCTAAAGAGTGGGTGGACAAAGCCGAGGAAGATTTCGATAGCGCGGATTTGCTCCTCCATGCGGGCGAAGCGCCGTTGTCGAGCCCTGCCTGTTTCCACTGCCAGCAGTGCGCGGAGAAATACCTCAAAGCGTTTTTGACGGACCACTTGATCCGCTTTGAACGAACCCATCGATTGGCGGATTTGCTCGGGTTGTGTATCCCTGTTGACAAGGATTTTAGAAAACTTGCAAGCGATCTGAACAGCCTGGATGGATTTGCTGTCGCCATACGATACCCTGGCGCAACAGTTTCAGCGGACCTTGCGGAAGACGCATTCGAAGCGGCGAAAAGAGTGCGCGTTTTCGTAAGAAGCAAACTCAAACTCAAGTAA
- a CDS encoding DUF2142 domain-containing protein: MKAQRPQFFSPIKHLHSAEIYLLAVLLIFGVAVCLLLPISAGYDEETHLMRVWQMSDFAFLPNEEKTPFPAVYWELSYRRQFIVRAVEADFWGKFGSLPMDAYDYVYGTVETRSVYSPPLLLPQAMVMRFLGRSERLPALPVYYVIRLIGLISYTALAWLGVRFIPFGKWILAIFAASPVAILQASTISADAISNGIAFLFIGGTIAIANQKEIRWKEWGWLALLFFILFFGKVNIVPLAVLPFLIIPPSRFTMRHGYLFLLLTTVVFFAIEVVGWNLLAYSQLHALPDGTDPRGQVLFILQQPIEFLSILTQTIRGRWFSYLLDSLAIYGFAYWPVPAWTFYFFTAALIAALFLNNDSIPTRARAGLFLVFLVSYVGTYILLYITGNPVGFKSIEGVQGRYFTTVMPLLFVGLAGLPILQRIRIPSALPVVLSVLSLLFYTTGMYLSYHVNCGSQFYQSGLCYQPNYKNWAPDERYSSPVSTQLTLKQEIVLECNGASEVRVWMTASEADPSGTTQFILQDVDQGRELVNQLVNNSALPVGDWYAIQFEPDWQSLGKFYLLTIASDSTGPQIAYSLRAEYPAGKLFENDQPMSQDMIFQTGCVAGWDALRHSNAR; this comes from the coding sequence GTGAAAGCACAACGTCCCCAGTTTTTTTCACCCATCAAACACTTGCACAGCGCGGAAATTTATCTGCTCGCTGTGTTGCTGATCTTCGGCGTTGCCGTTTGTCTTCTGCTTCCCATCAGCGCGGGCTACGATGAAGAGACGCATCTCATGCGCGTCTGGCAAATGTCCGACTTCGCGTTTTTGCCGAACGAAGAGAAGACGCCATTCCCCGCCGTCTATTGGGAACTTTCGTATCGCAGGCAGTTCATCGTCCGCGCGGTGGAAGCGGACTTCTGGGGAAAATTTGGAAGCCTGCCGATGGACGCGTACGATTATGTGTATGGAACTGTCGAGACGCGCTCGGTCTATTCGCCTCCGCTGTTATTGCCGCAAGCCATGGTCATGCGCTTTCTTGGAAGAAGCGAAAGACTGCCCGCCCTGCCCGTGTATTATGTCATTCGTCTGATCGGACTCATCAGTTACACAGCGCTCGCATGGCTGGGGGTGCGATTCATTCCGTTCGGCAAATGGATTCTCGCCATCTTCGCCGCGTCGCCTGTCGCCATTTTGCAAGCCTCCACCATCAGCGCGGACGCGATCTCGAACGGCATCGCGTTTCTGTTCATCGGCGGAACGATCGCCATCGCAAATCAAAAAGAAATCCGTTGGAAGGAATGGGGCTGGCTCGCGCTATTATTTTTCATTTTATTTTTCGGAAAAGTCAACATCGTCCCTCTGGCTGTCCTTCCCTTCCTCATCATTCCTCCCTCGCGTTTCACCATGCGACACGGCTACTTGTTCTTGCTTCTAACAACCGTCGTGTTTTTTGCAATCGAAGTCGTCGGCTGGAATCTGCTCGCCTATTCACAGCTCCACGCTTTGCCCGATGGCACAGACCCTCGCGGGCAAGTTCTGTTCATCCTGCAACAACCGATTGAATTTTTATCCATCCTCACGCAAACGATTCGCGGCAGATGGTTCAGTTATCTTTTGGATTCTCTCGCCATCTACGGCTTTGCCTACTGGCCCGTCCCCGCATGGACTTTTTATTTCTTCACCGCCGCACTGATCGCCGCCTTGTTTCTCAACAACGATTCGATTCCAACTCGCGCCCGCGCTGGATTGTTCCTCGTCTTTCTTGTTTCATACGTCGGGACGTACATTCTGCTCTACATCACCGGCAATCCGGTGGGATTCAAATCCATCGAGGGCGTGCAAGGACGTTACTTCACGACGGTCATGCCGCTTCTTTTCGTCGGGCTGGCTGGTCTGCCCATCCTCCAGCGGATTCGCATCCCCAGCGCTCTCCCCGTCGTCCTCTCCGTGTTGAGTCTCCTCTTTTACACAACAGGGATGTATCTCTCCTATCATGTCAATTGCGGCTCGCAATTTTATCAATCGGGTCTATGCTACCAGCCCAATTACAAAAATTGGGCGCCCGATGAACGCTATTCGTCGCCAGTATCGACTCAACTGACTCTCAAACAAGAAATCGTTCTGGAATGTAACGGCGCAAGCGAAGTCCGCGTGTGGATGACCGCCAGCGAAGCGGATCCATCTGGAACGACACAATTCATCCTGCAAGATGTTGACCAGGGGCGCGAGCTCGTCAACCAACTCGTCAACAACTCCGCCCTCCCTGTTGGTGATTGGTACGCCATTCAATTTGAACCCGATTGGCAATCGCTGGGCAAATTCTATCTACTGACCATCGCATCCGATTCTACAGGTCCGCAAATCGCTTATTCATTGAGAGCTGAATACCCCGCGGGCAAGTTATTCGAAAACGACCAACCCATGTCGCAAGACATGATCTTTCAAACAGGTTGTGTCGCGGGTTGGGACGCGCTTCGTCACTCCAACGCGCGTTGA